CCACAACAGGCAGGCCGCAGGATTGCGCCTCCAAAAACACAAACCCAAAGGCTTCACGGACAGCAGGCCAGACAAATATGTCATGAGCGCGATATAGTCGTGGCATTTCCTGCCAGGGGATCAGACCTCGAAATTCTGTTCGGGATTTATCAAAAAGGGGTTCAATTTCAGCCCGAGCTGGTCCGTCGCCTGCAATGGTTAAGCGCCATGGCAAATCAGTGATTTGCTTCAGTGCAGCGGAAAGAACCATATAGGAGAACAACTTATCGCCTTCTCGCATCATTCCAGCGCATAACAGTCGGATGGTGCCATCAGCTGATCCCTTGGTCACACTATGATTCAGTTCGAATTTTGCTTCGTCCAGAAATGGCGGCAGAACGCTCAAAACATCAGCGTTGAGAACCTCTGAAAGGCATCGTGCATCAGAATTGGTGAGAGCAACGACCTGGCTGGCCTGAGACATAGCTGCATCAGCGGCATTAAATCCCAAGGCCCAGTTGCCTGACTGACGCTTTGGCGCACGGCTGGCCTCAACCACCACATAAGGGATGTTGAACTTGGCACACAGATACGGCCCAATCCAATCCGGAGCCTTATGGTAAAGGTGATAAGTGAGGAATATATCCGGCACCTCTCCACGTTTCATCCATTGGTCAGCTATGGTGTTTGCTTCTGACAGTGCCAGCTCTTTGACGTCCCTTGTGACATCCTCTCCACCTTCTGCTCGCCAGCTTCTGAAGGTTGAAGCCACCTCCACCTCATGCCCGGCGAGCTCAAGAGCTTGCACAATCAAACGCCCCATAGTGCGATCTCCGGAAGGAACCGGATCATCCAGAGGTTTCATCGGAGCGGTAAAGGCGACTCTCATGTGCAAGGCTCCAAATACGCATTGAACTTATCAGCAAGAAACTCAAGACCGGGTGATGCACTGAAGTTATGGTGCACGCTGTCAAATGCATTCTTCCCTATCCGCTCTCTATCTCCTACATTTGTGATGAGACCATGAAGAGCAGAGGTAAGCGCTGCTATGTCTTCACTTGGGCACAGTACGCCATTTTCCCCAGACTTAATGATCTCAGGAATTCCGGAAACATTGGTGGAAATGCACGGTAGAGACATTGCTTGCGCTTCCATAATAACGTTCGGCAATCCGTCTCGATCTCCTGTTTTGGAAACACGGCATGCCAATGCAAAGATGTCAGCTTGAGCCATCTTGTCCAACACCATGCGCCGTGGCTGCGGTCCCATCCAGTGTATGTGACCCTTCAGTCCCAGCTGAGTGCTTAGATCAGACAGTGATTGAGTAAGTTCACCTCCACCAATATGGGTCAGCTGCCAATTGAGGTCTTTGGGCAATTTGCTTAGGGCCTTCAACAAAACATCGTAGCCTTTTTTCTCCACCAGTCGTCCAACAGAAATAAGCTGAACGCTTTCTGCTCCCGTTCCGTTTCTCAACGTGGCAGGCTGTGCCGCGCTGGGAAATCCGCTAAAATCTAGACCATGATAAACAAGGTGGATTTTTTCTGGCTTTTGGCAAAGAGACTGAAGGTATTGCAAATTGGCTTGTGTACAAGTCACACCCCATTCCGCATCCTCAAGTTTGGTTGTAAGTTCCTGCGGGGCGGTGGTCCAGATGTCCTTGGCATGGGCAGAAAATGACCATTTTCGCCCAGAAAGTAAGGCCGCATAGCGTGCAACAGTGCAGGGACTGTGCAAGTAATGGGTGTGAATCCAGAGCACATCATCAGGCAATTCATGGGCCATGACACAAGCTTGGCCCCACCTGCGAAACTGCTCAGAGTTTTTCTTATGCTTCAAATCGGCTTCAAAACAGGCACGAGCAGTTGCGAAGGTTGGTTGATTTTCTGCCCACTTCATTGCTTGTTTTACGCGAGGCAGGTCGTCCTTCAGGTATTCCGTTAAGTATAAAAGTTCACTGGTGATCTTGCCGTGAACCTCATGCGTGTAGGGGTCGTAAGGGTGGCGGAGAGAAACGATAAGTTGTGGTATGCCTCGTTCTTGTAGCCCATACATTTCTTGGGCGATGAAGGTCTCAGAAAGGCGAGGGTAGCCCTTAACAACGACTGCAATACGTCCACGCGTCATAATCACCCCGTCCGACATGTATGATCTATGCCTTCAACTCTTGGTGTAGTCTTAGGAGGCAGCTGCCCTCCCAAGCCCAAAATTTCAGCGGTTCTCTGGTTGATCACATCCAACCCGCCCAGATAATTCTCAGAATGAGCATGAGATGGTGGAGAGATAAAGGGGAGATTTGCAAGAGCCTTGACCATTAGGTCTACGCTTGGATAGGCGTCAATCGGAAGCATCTGCACCAATCCGAGCCGCTGGGCTTGTTCTGCACGAATAGCTTGCTCTCGGCGAGGAACAATGCGCGGAACCAGAAGGGCGGGATTATCGAAGGATAAAATTTCACAGAAAGTATTGTAACCGCCCATGCCGACCACCGCAGTCGCTTGTACCATATATGGTTCAAGCTCTGGAGTGAAACGCAGCATCTCCACATCGCGTAAATGGGAAGCTCGCGTAGTGAAAGCATCTACATCCGCTTTGCTCATAAACGGGCCAAGCACAATGAGGGCGGGGAAAAGGGGCCGTAACCGAGCTTCATAAGCACGCATCACCCAATCAACCAGCTCAACGCCGTCACCTCCGCCTCCAGGTGTTACCAACACATAGGGCGCGCCATCAAAGGGAGCGGTGAAATCTTGCGCGGAACTTGGCAAAGTCCGCCGTAGATATCCAGTAAAGAGGGTCTTATCCATTACGGACTGGTCAAACCCTAACCCCTTCAGTGGGTTGCTCATGACTGAAGGTCCGTACACCCAAATTTCGTCATAAAGATCATTGACTGCTGGATAGGCTCGCTTACGCAGCCACTCTTCTTTCAACACCAGAGGATCATCCATTACATCGCGCAGACCTAAAACTAGTTGGGTCTTTTGCCCCTTGAGGTATTGAAGGGTCGGCAACACTTCTCCGCGTAAGCCCAAAGGTTCTTTGTCGACGATGAATATATCCGGCTTAAAGACCTTTGCTGTGTGTTCAATAATGGACGAGCGGATTGCTATGGTTTCATTGATGTCCAATTGAAGCGAGAGGGATGTGTATTCCCCGCTACGCAGTTTTATGACGCCGGGAATTCGGACAAAATCCACTCTGGAGCGAAACTCAAAGCTGCCAATGATGGGAGAGCCGGACAGGATCAGAACGGACATCTCCGCAAAAGAGCCAACCAGTGATTGAGCAATGGTTTGGCACCGTCGCAAGTGGCCCAAGCCAAATGTATCGTGGCTATAGATAAGTATTTTGGGCGAATTCACAGTCATGCGCTTCATGTTCCATCTGCTGCGCACGAACCCATATGCCAGACCCTATAAAAGATGACATTGGTAACCCGCAAATAGCCGCTTATTTGCCATTATGCGCATAACCTCAAACACCACCACCCCATAAAATTTAGGTAATACTGTCGCTTTATGCCGCTTTTTTAAGATCTGAAGCTTAGGGTCCCCTAGCGTCAGTTAAAGCTTAAATCGCATCGCCTCAGTTTGGGTCTGCCCTACCTGAGCCATATCGGAGTGGACATGGAAAAATCACTTTTCCAATTCATCTGGAAGAACTCGGCTCGGTATCAACTGGCGATTCTTCTCGTCACCTTATTGTCCTATCCGGTCAGTTACATCCTGCTGGATCTGCCTAAGACAATTACCAATGAAGCAATTCAAGGCAGTAATTTCCCGGTAGAATTTTTGGGGTACCAGCTCGGGCAAATTCAGTATTTGGCGGTGCTATGTATTTTGTTTTTGGTTCTTGTTGTTGTTAGCAACTGCATCAAACTCTACCTCAACATCTACAAAGGCCGACTGGGTGAACGGATGCTGCGCCAGTTGCGGTTTGAGCTGTTTCAACGCGTACTCCGCTTCCGCCTGCCTCATTTTAAGAAGGTCAGCTCCGGCGAAATCATACCAATGATTACTGCTGAGGTCGAGGACGTTGGTGGTTTTGTGGGTGAGGCGTTTGCTCTACCCGCCTATCAAGGTGGTCTGTTGGTTGTTCAGGTCGGCTTTATCTTCATGCAGGATCCACTTCTGGGGCTTGCCGCCATATCGCTGTATCCTATTCAGGGCTATATCATCCCGAAGCTTCAGCAGAAGGTGGTTCGCCTCTCGCGCCAGCGCGTTAAAAACGTGCGTGTGATAGCCGATAAAGTTGGCGAAACCATTTCTGGTATCTCTGAGATACATAGCAACGATACATCAGCCTGGCATTCTGCTGATCTCTCAGACCGTCTTTATCGCAATTTCCGTATCCGATTTGATATCTATAACCGCAAGTATTTCATTAAGTTCGTTAATAATTTTATGAACCAGCTCACCCCGTTTTTCTTCTACTTCATCGGCGGGTATCTGGTCATCAAAGGGCAGTTGAGTATTGGCGCACTGATTGCGGTCATAGCTGCTTATAAAGATCTGGCTGGCCCCTGGAAAGAACTGCTGCTTTACTACCAGATGACTGCGGATGTCTCAGTCAAATACCAAACGGTCGTTGAAAACTTCGATCCACCAGATCTCTATGAGAAACAACGTCTGCTTGATGATCAAGCACTTGCCTTCACCGGTCCTTTAGACATGGACAACCTCAGTTTTTCGGGCTCAGGCTCAGGACAGGAAATTCATGATGTTTCAATTCGGGTTGAAAAAGGCAAGCCGCTTGCTGTAACCGGTATTGATGGCTCAGGGCGTGCTGAGCTCCTGCAAATGGCAGCTGGTCTTCTCAGTCCGACATCTGGCTCTGTTAGCGTTAACAACTCAAACTTTGAAACTTTGGGAGAAGCAACGCTGGGCCGGCAAATAGCTTATGTCGGTGGGCATTTGCATGTCTGGACCGGGACGATCCGGGACAACTTGTTTTATGGCCTGCGCCATCGCCCGCAAGAAACCATAAAATATACTGGCAGTGAAATTGCCAAACGACAAACGCAACTGAAGGAAGCAGAGCTAACCCTCAGTCCTAGCTATGATCTAAAAGCGCGCTGGGATAATTATGAGCAGGCCAATTCGAGCTCCCTGCAAGAGCTGGAAGCCAAAGCCCTTGAGCTTTGTAAAGTAGCGGGTTTTTCGCGCGATCTGTATCTGCTGGGCGTCGAAACGGTCATTGATCAGCGCCATTTAAAGGAAATTAACGGCGGATTGATGCCCAAATTGGTTGAAGCGCGCAAAGCACTGCGGGAGAGTATTGAAGGCGATCCACGTCTCAAAAACCTGGTTGAGTTCTGGGATCCTGACAAATTCAATCTTTCAGCAAACCTCGCGCAAAACTTGTTTTTCGCAAGTCCCAAAGAGCAGTTCATGACCATTGAACGGGTGCCGCAAGACCCTCAAATACGAAGGTTTTTGAAAGCCACTGGGTTTGACATTCATCTGACAGATATAGGCCTGCAGATCGCAACCACGATGGTCGAATTGTTTGCTGATGTCAGTGCAGATAGTGACTTGCTCAACCGCTATTCTTTCATCAGCCGCGAAGATTTGCCGGAATTTGAACGTATTGTGCAAGATGCGCGAAACAAAAATCACACTAAACGTATCAAGGAGAATGACCGTGACCGTCTGATAGCACTGGCGTTGAAACTGGTCCCGGCAAAACATCGTCTGGGTGTCCTTGATGATGAAATGCAAGATAAGATTGTCGCGGCTCGCGCTCAGTTTATGGAGACAGTTGGAAAGGACAATGCCAGATTTGAGTTCTTTGATCCTGATACCTATTTGACCACTCTCAGCATCGAGGACAATCTTGTGTTTGGACACGCAAGGCTTGACCGCCGGGATGCACGTCAGAAAATACAACAAGTGTTGCAAGATTTAGTGCGCGAGCGGGATCTTATCGTACCTATCCGTCGTGCTGCATTTGATTTCCATGTGGGAGTGGCTGGCGCGAAGTTGTCGTCTCATCAACGTAGATTGGTATGCCTTGTTCGTGCCTTACTTAAAAATGCGTATATTTATGTGCTGGATGAAACTGCAAATAGTTTAAGTGAAACCGATAAGGCCTTGAGAGCTGACTTGCAGGAATTGCTGAGTGACAAAGTCCTGTTGTTTGGTGTCAATAATGAAACAGTGTCTGAGGAGTTTGAAAAAACGCTCCACCTGGAAAATGGGAGGGTTATCGAGAGGTAACCTATGGAACTATGGTGAGACAAAGGCGAATTGGTGTGAGATGTAACACAGTCTGGTGGAGCTCTATCAGGTATGGTCATCAAAGAATTGGGAGGGAAACGTGACAATTGATGCTGAAGTTCAAGCTTTAAGCCGGGTCCCTCTGTTCGCAGGGCTGGAGCCAAGTAAATTGCGCCTTCTGGCCTTCATAAGTGATCGTATGGAGTTTCAGGACGGGGAGCACCTGTGCCGTCAAGGAGACGACGGAGACAGCGCTTTTGTCGTGTTATCTGGAGAGGTTGCTGTGTTTGTTGATGAAAATGAGGTTGCGCGGGTAGGCCAATATGCCATCATAGGTGAAATTGCCATTTTGTGCGATGTGCCAAGAACTGCAACACTACGTTCTGTTGGCACTACTCATATATTGGCAATATCGAAAGATGATTTTCTGAAACTCATTGCAGAATTTCCGAAAGTCTCGCTAGAAATAATGCGTGTTTTGGCGTTGCGTTTGGAAAAAACGACTAGAGAGCTATCACAGGCTCGCCCAGCATCAACGTGAAAGGTTGGAAGACTTGAACGAGTTTTCTCTTAAAATTTGGGGTGTTCGTGGTTCAACAGCTGCTGCTGGTGCCGAAACACTTAGATATGGAGGGGAAACCACCTGTTTCGAAATACGGGCAGGGGATGCTCTTATTATGGTCGACTGTGGTTCCGGCGCCCGTAACCTTGGCCGCAAGATCATGAAAGGTCCCAACCGGGATATTGATCTCTTCTTCACGCACACGCATTTGGACCACATCTGCGGACTTCCTTTTTTTGAGCCCGCCTACGACCCTGATTTCAAAATCACCGCGATGGCAGGTCATTTCAAAGACCCTTGCTGTCTCCAAGAAATTATCTGTCGCATAATGTCTCCCCCGATATTTCCAGTTGGGGCGAATACACTTAGCGCTGTTTCCTTTAAAAGTTTCAAGGCTGGCGACACCCTGACGAAAGACAATGGGTTGATAATCAAAACCGTTGCGCTGAACCATCCGGGCGGCGCTTGCGGTTACCGGATGGAGTTCAATGGAAAGTCCATGTGCATCATCACGGATCACGAAATGGGGAACGCATCC
The window above is part of the Pseudovibrio sp. Tun.PSC04-5.I4 genome. Proteins encoded here:
- a CDS encoding glycosyltransferase family 4 protein; this encodes MRVAFTAPMKPLDDPVPSGDRTMGRLIVQALELAGHEVEVASTFRSWRAEGGEDVTRDVKELALSEANTIADQWMKRGEVPDIFLTYHLYHKAPDWIGPYLCAKFNIPYVVVEASRAPKRQSGNWALGFNAADAAMSQASQVVALTNSDARCLSEVLNADVLSVLPPFLDEAKFELNHSVTKGSADGTIRLLCAGMMREGDKLFSYMVLSAALKQITDLPWRLTIAGDGPARAEIEPLFDKSRTEFRGLIPWQEMPRLYRAHDIFVWPAVREAFGFVFLEAQSCGLPVVGGRVFGVPDIVEEGTSGLLSDEGDASALAQNLMSLIKNNHKRQNMAQAAVENIRNNHSLATGAKGLDRVLQAAVEHHQYKRRMHGGT
- a CDS encoding glycosyltransferase family 4 protein encodes the protein MTRGRIAVVVKGYPRLSETFIAQEMYGLQERGIPQLIVSLRHPYDPYTHEVHGKITSELLYLTEYLKDDLPRVKQAMKWAENQPTFATARACFEADLKHKKNSEQFRRWGQACVMAHELPDDVLWIHTHYLHSPCTVARYAALLSGRKWSFSAHAKDIWTTAPQELTTKLEDAEWGVTCTQANLQYLQSLCQKPEKIHLVYHGLDFSGFPSAAQPATLRNGTGAESVQLISVGRLVEKKGYDVLLKALSKLPKDLNWQLTHIGGGELTQSLSDLSTQLGLKGHIHWMGPQPRRMVLDKMAQADIFALACRVSKTGDRDGLPNVIMEAQAMSLPCISTNVSGIPEIIKSGENGVLCPSEDIAALTSALHGLITNVGDRERIGKNAFDSVHHNFSASPGLEFLADKFNAYLEPCT
- a CDS encoding glycosyltransferase; this translates as MTVNSPKILIYSHDTFGLGHLRRCQTIAQSLVGSFAEMSVLILSGSPIIGSFEFRSRVDFVRIPGVIKLRSGEYTSLSLQLDINETIAIRSSIIEHTAKVFKPDIFIVDKEPLGLRGEVLPTLQYLKGQKTQLVLGLRDVMDDPLVLKEEWLRKRAYPAVNDLYDEIWVYGPSVMSNPLKGLGFDQSVMDKTLFTGYLRRTLPSSAQDFTAPFDGAPYVLVTPGGGGDGVELVDWVMRAYEARLRPLFPALIVLGPFMSKADVDAFTTRASHLRDVEMLRFTPELEPYMVQATAVVGMGGYNTFCEILSFDNPALLVPRIVPRREQAIRAEQAQRLGLVQMLPIDAYPSVDLMVKALANLPFISPPSHAHSENYLGGLDVINQRTAEILGLGGQLPPKTTPRVEGIDHTCRTG
- a CDS encoding ABC transporter ATP-binding protein/permease yields the protein MEKSLFQFIWKNSARYQLAILLVTLLSYPVSYILLDLPKTITNEAIQGSNFPVEFLGYQLGQIQYLAVLCILFLVLVVVSNCIKLYLNIYKGRLGERMLRQLRFELFQRVLRFRLPHFKKVSSGEIIPMITAEVEDVGGFVGEAFALPAYQGGLLVVQVGFIFMQDPLLGLAAISLYPIQGYIIPKLQQKVVRLSRQRVKNVRVIADKVGETISGISEIHSNDTSAWHSADLSDRLYRNFRIRFDIYNRKYFIKFVNNFMNQLTPFFFYFIGGYLVIKGQLSIGALIAVIAAYKDLAGPWKELLLYYQMTADVSVKYQTVVENFDPPDLYEKQRLLDDQALAFTGPLDMDNLSFSGSGSGQEIHDVSIRVEKGKPLAVTGIDGSGRAELLQMAAGLLSPTSGSVSVNNSNFETLGEATLGRQIAYVGGHLHVWTGTIRDNLFYGLRHRPQETIKYTGSEIAKRQTQLKEAELTLSPSYDLKARWDNYEQANSSSLQELEAKALELCKVAGFSRDLYLLGVETVIDQRHLKEINGGLMPKLVEARKALRESIEGDPRLKNLVEFWDPDKFNLSANLAQNLFFASPKEQFMTIERVPQDPQIRRFLKATGFDIHLTDIGLQIATTMVELFADVSADSDLLNRYSFISREDLPEFERIVQDARNKNHTKRIKENDRDRLIALALKLVPAKHRLGVLDDEMQDKIVAARAQFMETVGKDNARFEFFDPDTYLTTLSIEDNLVFGHARLDRRDARQKIQQVLQDLVRERDLIVPIRRAAFDFHVGVAGAKLSSHQRRLVCLVRALLKNAYIYVLDETANSLSETDKALRADLQELLSDKVLLFGVNNETVSEEFEKTLHLENGRVIER
- a CDS encoding cyclic nucleotide-binding domain-containing protein; protein product: MTIDAEVQALSRVPLFAGLEPSKLRLLAFISDRMEFQDGEHLCRQGDDGDSAFVVLSGEVAVFVDENEVARVGQYAIIGEIAILCDVPRTATLRSVGTTHILAISKDDFLKLIAEFPKVSLEIMRVLALRLEKTTRELSQARPAST
- a CDS encoding MBL fold metallo-hydrolase → MNEFSLKIWGVRGSTAAAGAETLRYGGETTCFEIRAGDALIMVDCGSGARNLGRKIMKGPNRDIDLFFTHTHLDHICGLPFFEPAYDPDFKITAMAGHFKDPCCLQEIICRIMSPPIFPVGANTLSAVSFKSFKAGDTLTKDNGLIIKTVALNHPGGACGYRMEFNGKSMCIITDHEMGNASYDDAIQEFIQDADVVIQDGMYTQAEYTKYQGWGHSTWEHVVGICQRANVKTPVIFHHDPRRTDDELDEIGLAAQQMHPRAIVASEGMVFKP